The Deltaproteobacteria bacterium genome contains a region encoding:
- a CDS encoding tyrosine-type recombinase/integrase, translated as MDFRKSWGSACIKIGKPDLLFHDLRRSAIRNMVRAGIPERVVMEISGHKTRSVFDRYNIVSQDDLKEAAQKRQRFKELQSERLHFGYIRPVSEGNVIPMRSASR; from the coding sequence TTGGATTTCCGGAAGTCGTGGGGTTCTGCATGTATCAAGATCGGGAAGCCTGATTTGTTGTTTCATGATCTGAGGCGGAGTGCAATCCGCAACATGGTGAGGGCAGGCATACCCGAACGTGTCGTTATGGAGATTTCAGGGCATAAGACACGGAGTGTTTTTGACCGTTACAACATCGTTTCGCAGGATGATTTGAAGGAAGCAGCTCAAAAGCGCCAGAGATTCAAGGAACTGCAATCCGAGCGGTTACATTTTGGTTACATTCGGCCTGTTTCAGAGGGTAATGTGATACCTATGAGGTCGGCAAGCCGATGA